Proteins encoded together in one Chitinophaga sp. LS1 window:
- the smc gene encoding chromosome segregation protein SMC codes for MRLKTLEIKGFKSFADKTVLHFDEGVTGVIGPNGCGKSNIIDSIRWVIGEHKISNLRSENQSGLVFNGSKTRSASGMAEVSLTFENTRNVLPTEFTTVTITRKFYKNGDSEYRLNDVACRLKDIHNLFMDTGVSTDSYAIIELGMVDDIIKDKENSRRRMLEQAAGISIYKTRKKEAKSKLDATEGDLNRIEDLLFEINNNLKTLEAQARKAERFYEIKKEYREVSIELAKAALEGFNVEFKDLTDQQQAESDKKLALEADITKDEASVEEDKLHFVAKERELSVLQKSFNELVATIRTKENDKNLATQQLTYLKERERNISHFLANAEGQLQGLTESIAFTENQVTEEQDVFDSLQDQLEGLQDMVDEKKESFNQKKLALETLRRDQQQWQRQQFEAEKKVAVADTSVQNLVRSIQQLQEEKANRQLQITQLEEEKASLQDTLLDSKADLEDMVAFQEETKGKILSTQGEIEGLRDKLVDENRTLDQKKNEYDLLKSLVDSLEGYPDSIKFLKKNTDWNNKAPILSDIFFCREDYRTCVENLLEPYLNYYVVNNAAEAIQAINLLDDNKKGKANFFILDQFHHQGGQLFTPPNTIPALDVVEIDERYKGLGNYLLGKVFIADNVTGIEWDQLADQDVLVIEKSGRIVRGKYNMSGGSVGAFEGKKLGRAKNLEKLDEEIRALETIVATLREQIQEKHNQVLGFNTQLNENKINQQREKINQLNNQVFGLQNRIENFRHLIDSGDKRLAEMQQSLEQNQESIAGVREELEDLNEKVHALHDNIVNAERAASDAEAQFNQANVQFNNQNLQQTRQQSKVAALRQELDFKRKQLTDLHNQITSNKSQLEDAVANIAAAEDKLGTAEDGLIELFRRKETEEKELNEKDQEYYNFRNQLQEKETSLRTRTRAREELDRQLTVIKDKVNELKLQLASMKERLSVEFKVNLDEIIDEQRSSVLPADELQGSAERLKKRLENMGEINPTAIEAYQEMKKRYEFILEQKNDLVTAKESLMATIQEVEATANQKFLETFNQVKENFVRVFKALFTEEDQCDMILSDPENLADTGIEIIAKPKGKRPAAITQLSGGEKTLTATALLFAIYLIKPAPFCILDEVDAPLDDANVGKFTNMIRKFSDNSQFIIVTHNKQTMASVDVIYGVTMQEPGVSKLVPVDFRSLN; via the coding sequence GTGCGTTTAAAAACATTAGAAATCAAAGGCTTCAAAAGTTTTGCAGACAAGACTGTCTTACACTTCGACGAAGGTGTAACCGGGGTTATAGGCCCCAACGGCTGTGGCAAAAGTAATATTATCGACTCCATCCGATGGGTTATCGGTGAGCATAAGATCTCCAATCTCCGCTCTGAAAACCAATCTGGCCTGGTGTTCAACGGCTCCAAAACCCGCTCTGCCAGCGGGATGGCTGAAGTAAGCCTCACGTTTGAGAATACCCGCAATGTACTCCCTACTGAGTTTACAACCGTCACTATCACCCGCAAATTCTACAAGAACGGCGATTCCGAATACCGCCTCAATGACGTAGCCTGCCGACTCAAAGACATCCATAATCTCTTTATGGATACTGGTGTTAGTACCGACTCCTACGCCATTATCGAACTCGGAATGGTAGATGATATTATCAAAGATAAAGAGAACTCCCGCCGCCGCATGCTTGAGCAAGCCGCCGGTATCTCCATCTACAAAACCCGTAAAAAAGAAGCAAAATCCAAACTCGACGCCACCGAAGGGGATCTGAACCGTATTGAGGACCTGCTGTTTGAAATCAACAACAACCTCAAAACCCTCGAAGCCCAGGCCCGAAAAGCAGAACGCTTCTACGAAATCAAGAAAGAATACCGCGAAGTCTCTATAGAACTGGCCAAAGCAGCCCTCGAAGGCTTTAATGTCGAATTTAAAGACCTCACCGACCAGCAACAAGCCGAATCAGACAAAAAACTGGCCCTGGAAGCCGACATCACCAAAGATGAAGCCTCCGTCGAAGAAGATAAACTCCACTTCGTAGCCAAAGAACGCGAACTCTCTGTCCTCCAAAAATCCTTCAACGAACTGGTAGCTACCATCCGTACCAAGGAAAACGACAAGAACCTCGCTACACAACAACTCACTTACTTAAAGGAAAGAGAACGCAATATCAGCCACTTCCTCGCCAACGCCGAAGGACAGCTGCAAGGTCTCACCGAATCCATCGCCTTTACCGAAAACCAGGTTACAGAAGAACAGGACGTGTTCGACTCCCTCCAGGATCAACTGGAAGGCCTGCAGGACATGGTCGATGAGAAAAAGGAATCCTTTAACCAAAAGAAACTGGCCCTCGAAACCCTCCGCCGCGACCAGCAACAATGGCAACGCCAGCAGTTCGAGGCAGAGAAAAAAGTGGCCGTAGCCGATACTTCGGTGCAAAACCTGGTACGCAGCATCCAACAGCTGCAGGAAGAAAAAGCCAACCGCCAGCTGCAGATCACGCAACTGGAAGAAGAAAAGGCCTCCCTTCAGGATACCCTGCTGGATAGCAAAGCTGACCTGGAAGATATGGTCGCTTTCCAGGAAGAGACCAAAGGCAAGATCCTCAGCACCCAGGGCGAAATCGAAGGACTCCGAGATAAACTCGTGGATGAAAACCGTACCCTCGATCAGAAAAAGAACGAGTACGACCTGCTGAAATCGCTGGTAGACAGTCTGGAAGGCTACCCCGACAGTATCAAATTCCTCAAGAAAAATACCGACTGGAACAATAAGGCACCTATCCTGAGCGATATCTTCTTCTGTCGTGAAGACTACCGCACCTGCGTGGAGAACCTGCTTGAACCTTACCTGAACTATTATGTAGTCAACAACGCCGCCGAAGCCATTCAGGCCATCAACCTCCTCGATGACAACAAAAAGGGTAAAGCCAACTTCTTTATCCTCGACCAGTTCCATCATCAGGGCGGTCAGCTCTTTACCCCACCCAATACCATCCCGGCACTGGATGTGGTAGAGATCGACGAACGTTACAAAGGTCTCGGCAACTACCTCCTGGGCAAAGTATTCATCGCTGACAATGTAACAGGTATCGAATGGGACCAGCTTGCTGATCAGGATGTACTCGTGATCGAAAAGAGCGGCCGCATCGTGCGTGGTAAATACAACATGAGCGGTGGTAGCGTGGGCGCTTTCGAAGGCAAGAAACTCGGTCGTGCCAAGAACCTCGAAAAACTGGATGAAGAGATCCGTGCACTGGAAACCATCGTAGCTACCCTGCGTGAACAGATACAGGAAAAGCACAACCAGGTACTCGGCTTCAACACACAGCTGAATGAAAACAAGATCAATCAGCAGCGTGAAAAGATCAACCAGCTGAACAACCAGGTGTTTGGTCTCCAGAACAGGATCGAGAACTTCCGTCACCTGATTGATTCCGGCGATAAACGACTGGCCGAAATGCAGCAATCCCTGGAACAGAACCAGGAAAGCATAGCCGGTGTAAGAGAAGAACTGGAAGATCTGAACGAAAAGGTACACGCACTGCACGACAACATTGTCAACGCAGAACGTGCTGCCAGCGACGCAGAGGCCCAGTTCAACCAGGCGAATGTACAGTTCAATAACCAGAACTTACAGCAAACCCGCCAGCAATCCAAAGTAGCGGCCCTGCGCCAGGAACTGGATTTCAAACGCAAACAACTGACCGATCTGCACAACCAGATCACCAGCAATAAATCCCAACTGGAAGACGCCGTGGCCAACATCGCCGCTGCCGAAGACAAACTGGGCACTGCCGAAGATGGTCTCATAGAACTCTTCCGCCGCAAAGAAACAGAGGAGAAGGAACTGAACGAAAAAGACCAGGAATATTATAACTTCCGAAACCAGTTGCAGGAAAAAGAAACCAGTCTTCGTACCCGCACCCGTGCCCGTGAGGAACTGGACCGGCAGCTGACGGTGATCAAAGACAAGGTGAATGAACTGAAGTTACAACTGGCCTCCATGAAGGAGCGTTTAAGTGTAGAATTCAAGGTAAATCTTGACGAAATCATCGACGAACAACGTAGCTCAGTATTGCCGGCAGACGAATTGCAGGGAAGTGCAGAGCGATTGAAAAAGCGGCTGGAAAATATGGGCGAGATCAACCCTACGGCCATTGAAGCCTACCAGGAGATGAAAAAACGTTATGAGTTCATTCTGGAACAAAAGAATGACCTTGTGACCGCCAAAGAATCCCTGATGGCTACCATCCAGGAAGTAGAAGCGACCGCCAACCAGAAATTCCTCGAAACCTTTAACCAGGTGAAGGAAAACTTTGTTAGAGTATTTAAGGCGCTGTTTACAGAAGAAGACCAGTGTGACATGATCCTGAGTGATCCTGAAAACCTGGCAGACACAGGAATTGAAATTATCGCAAAACCGAAAGGAAAGCGTCCGGCAGCCATTACACAGCTGAGTGGGGGAGAGAAGACCCTGACGGCAACGGCACTGCTGTTTGCTATCTACCTGATCAAACCAGCCCCGTTCTGTATATTGGATGAGGTGGATGCGCCGCTGGATGATGCGAATGTTGGGAAGTTTACAAATATGATTCGTAAATTTTCGGATAATTCACAGTTCATCATTGTGACGCATAATAAGCAGACAATGGCATCTGTGGATGTGATTTATGGAGTGACGATGCAGGAACCAGGGGTAAGTAAGCTTGTTCCTGTGGATTTCAGGAGTCTGAATTAG
- a CDS encoding DUF4259 domain-containing protein, giving the protein MGTWGTRNFENDGSLDWVFEMIDAKDGGLISDTLQFSLNKDGLLDTSECEDALAAAETVAALTGKPSEDYPETPLEKLDSLNVLATLALRKLAVSVIEKIKLNSEMKQTYTDSGEVEAWFAVQDELIRRLS; this is encoded by the coding sequence ATGGGCACATGGGGTACCAGAAATTTTGAAAATGATGGTTCACTAGACTGGGTATTTGAAATGATTGATGCTAAGGATGGAGGCTTGATCTCTGATACCTTGCAGTTCTCATTGAACAAAGACGGTCTCCTCGACACTTCTGAATGCGAAGACGCATTGGCAGCCGCTGAAACAGTAGCCGCGCTTACTGGTAAACCCAGTGAAGATTATCCTGAAACTCCACTGGAAAAGCTGGATTCTTTAAACGTTCTGGCTACCCTGGCATTGAGAAAACTGGCGGTTTCAGTTATTGAAAAGATCAAGCTGAATTCTGAAATGAAGCAGACATATACAGACAGTGGGGAGGTAGAAGCGTGGTTTGCTGTACAGGATGAGCTGATTAGAAGACTGAGCTAA